A genomic region of Pelodiscus sinensis isolate JC-2024 chromosome 1, ASM4963464v1, whole genome shotgun sequence contains the following coding sequences:
- the CHD4 gene encoding chromodomain-helicase-DNA-binding protein 4 isoform X8 gives MASGIGSPSPCSAGSDDEEMEILLNNSIAQHQGIEPEEEPEEELLSEAETPKIKKKKKPKKLKEPKVPKLSKRQKKELGDSSGEGNEFVEEEEEVLHSDSEGSDYTPGRKKKKKLGPKKEKKNKAKRKEEEEEEEEDDDSKEPKSSAQLLEDWGMEDIDHIFTEEDYRTLTNYKAFSQFVRPLIAAKNPKIAVSKMMMVLGAKWREFSTNNPFKGSSGASVAAAAAAAVAVVESMVANVDAVLPQPPADVPLRKAKTKEGKGPNARRKPKASPRVPDIKKPKTKKVAPLKIKLGGFSSKRKRSSSEDEDLDVESDFDDASINSYSVSDGSTSRSSRSRKKLKAGKRKKKGEDDSTVPVDGYETDHQDYCEVCQQGGEIILCDTCPRAYHMVCLDPDMEKAPEGKWSCPHCEKEGIQWEAKEDNSEGEEILEDVVGDPEEEDDHHMEFCRVCKDGGELLCCDACPSSYHIHCLNPPLPEIPNGEWLCPRCTCPSLKGKVQKILIWKWGQPPLPTPVPRPADADPNTPSPKPLEGRPERQFFVKWQGMSYWHCSWVSELQLELHCQVMFRNYQRKNDMDEPPSGDFGGEEEKSRKRKNKDPKFAEMEERFYRYGIKPEWMMIHRILNHSVDKKGNVHYLIKWRDLPYDQASWESEDVEVQDYDLYKQAYWNHRELMRGEEGRPGKKIKKVKMRKLERPPDTPTVDPTVKYDRQPDYLDVTGGTLHPYQLEGLNWLRFSWAQGTDTILADEMGLGKTVQTAVFLYSLYKEGHSKGPFLVSAPLSTIINWEREFEMWAPDMYVVTYVGDKDSRAIIRENEFSFEDNAIRGGKKASRMKKEASVKFHVLLTSYELITIDMAILGSIDWACLIVDEAHRLKNNQSKFFRVLNGYSLQHKLLLTGTPLQNNLEELFHLLNFLTPERFHNLEGFLEEFADIAKEDQIKKLHDMLGPHMLRRLKADVFKNMPSKTELIVRVELSPMQKKYYKYILTRNFEALNARGGGNQVSLLNVVMDLKKCCNHPYLFPVAAMEAPKMPNGMYDGSALIRASGKLLLLQKMLKNLKEGGHRVLIFSQMTKMLDLLEDFLEHEGYKYERIDGGITGNMRQEAIDRFNAPGAQQFCFLLSTRAGGLGINLATADTVIIYDSDWNPHNDIQAFSRAHRIGQNKKVMIYRFVTRASVEERITQVAKKKMMLTHLVVRPGLGSKTGSMSKQELDDILKFGTEELFKDEATEGGDSKEGEDSSVIHYDDKAIERLLDRNQDETEDTELQGMNEYLSSFKVAQYVVREEEMGEEEEVEREIIKQEESVDPDYWEKLLRHHYEQQQEDLARNLGKGKRIRKQVNYNDGSQEDRDWQDDQSDNQSDYSVASEEGDEDFDERSEAARRPSRKGLRNDKDKPLPPLLARVGGNIEVLGFNARQRKAFLNAIMRYGMPPQDAFTTQWLVRDLRGKSEKEFKAYVSLFMRHLCEPGADGAETFADGVPREGLSRQHVLTRIGVMSLIRKKVQEFEHVNGRWSMPELAEIEENKKLLQPGSPSPKTPTPSTPGDTQPNTPAPAPPTEEGVKVEEGASTREQGEAMESEKEPSLAAAAEAEIPMECAQPVETPPQEAKSPVNPPDTEEKKPEELEVKERPEEPMEMESKADVEKVEDRGSVEPSAEPPTINLDEKEEKKDDDKRDVVMLQNGEMLKDSIDERHKKAVKQRFMFNIADGGFTELHSLWQNEERAATVTKKTYEIWHRRHDYWLLAGIINHGYARWQDIQNDPRYAILNEPFKGEMNRGNFLEIKNKFLARRFKLLEQALVIEEQLRRAAYLNMSEDPSHPSMALNTRFAEVECLAESHQHLSKESMAGNKPANAVLHKVLKQLEELLSDMKADVTRLPATIARIPPVAVRLQMSERNILSRLANRSSEPPPPPPPQQVAQQQ, from the exons AGCCTGAAGAAGAGCCAGAGGAAGAACTTCTATCAGAGGCTGAAACTCCCAAaatcaagaagaagaagaagcccaAGAAGCTGAAAGAACCAAAAGTGCCCAAGCTTAGCAAGCGCCAGAAAAAAGAG ctgggagacagctCTGGTGAGGGGAATGAatttgtggaggaggaggaagaggtgttGCACTCAGACAGTGAAGGCAGTGATTATACCCctgggaggaagaagaagaaaaaactaGGGcccaaaaaagagaagaaaaacaaagccaagcgcaaggaggaagaggaggaagaagaggaagatgatGACTCAAAG GAACCCAAATCATCTGCTCAGCTCCTGGAAGACTGGGGTATGGAGGACATTGATCATATCTTCACAGAGGAGGATTATCGCACTCTCACCAACTACAAGGCTTTCAGCCAATTTGTCAG GCCACTCATAGCTGCCAAGAACCCCAAGATAGCTGTTTCGAAGATGATGATGGTGCTGGGGGCGAAGTGGCGGGAGTTTAGCACTAACAACCCCTTCAAGGGCAGTTCAGGGGCCtcagtggcagctgctgcagctgcagctgtggcTGTGGTAGAGAGCATGGTGGCTAATGTGGATGCTgtcctgcctcagccccctgctgATGTGCCACTCCGTAAGGCCAAGACCAAGGAGGGCAAAG GTCCCAATGCCCGGCGGAAGCCCAAAGCCAGTCCTCGTGTTCCTGACATCAAGAAACCCAAAACTAAGAAGGTGGCGCCTCTGAAAATCAAACTGGGAGGATTTAGTTCCAAGCGTAAGAGATCATCA AGTGAAGATGAGGATCTGGATGTGGAATCAGACTTTGATGATGCTAGCATCAATAGCTACTCTGTTTCAGATGGATCCACCAGCCGCAGTAGCCGCAGTCGCAAGAAACTCAAGGctgggaaaaggaaaaagaaag GTGAGGATGACTCCACAGTTCCTGTGGATGGCTATGAGACAGATCATCAGGACTACTGTGAGGTGTGTCAGCAGGGAGGAGAAATCATCCTGTGTGACACTTGTCCCCGTGCCTACCACATGGTTTGCCTGGACCCAGACATGGAGAAAGCCCCAGAGGGCAAATGGAGCTGCCCACACTGT GAGAAGGAGGGGATCCAGTGGGAGGCAAAGGAAGATAACTCAGAAGGTGAGGAGATCCTGGAAGATGTTGTGGGAGACCCTGAGGAGGAGGATGATCACCACATGGAGTTCTGCCGGGTCTGCAAGGATGGAGGGGAGCTGCTCTGCTGTGATGCCTGTCCCTCTTCCTACCACATCCACTGCCTAAATCCCCCGCTGCCAGAGATTCCTAATGGGGAGTGGCTGTGCCCTCGCTGCACT TGCCCATCTTTGAAGGGGAAGGTGCAGAAGATCTTGATCTGGAAGTGGGGCCAGCCCCCACTACCCACACCGGTGCCCCGACCAGCTGATGCAGATCCTAAcactccttcccccaagcctCTGGAAGGCCGACCTGAGCGACAGTTCTTTGTTAAATGGCAGGGCATGTCCTATTGGCATTGTTCATGGGTGTCTGAGCTTCAG ctggagctgcactGCCAAGTGATGTTCCGAAATTACCAGCGCAAAAATGATATGGATGAGCCGCCCTCAGGGGATTTTGGAGGTGAGGAAGAGAAGAGCCGCAAACGAAAGAACAAGGACCCCAAGTTCGCTGAGATGGAGGAGCGTTTCTATCGCTATGGGATCAAGCCTGAGTGGATGATGATCCACAGAATCCTCAACCATAG TGTGGATAAGAAGGGGAACGTCCACTATCTGATTAAATGGAGAGATCTGCCCTATGACCAGGCATCCTGGGAGAGTGAAGATGTGGAGGTTCAGGACTATGATCTCTACAAACAGGCCTATTGGAATCACAG GGAGCTGATGAGAGGTGAAGAAGGTCGGCCTGGGAAGAAGATAAAGAAGGTGAAGATGAGAAAGCTGGAAAGGCCCCCGGACACCCCCACAGTGGAT CCAACAGTGAAGTATGACCGGCAGCCAGACTACCTTGATGTAACAGGAGGAACCTTGCACCCCTATCAGCTAGAGGGGCTGAACTGGTTGCGCTTCTCTTGGGCCCAGGGCACAGACACAATATTGGCTGATGAAATGGGGCTGGGCAAGACTGTGCAGACAGCTGTGTTCCTGTATTCTCTGTACAAAGAG ggccattcaaagggACCCTTTCTGGTGAGTGCCCCTCTCTCCACCATTATCAACTGGGAGCGGGAGTTTGAGATGTGGGCTCCAGACATGTACGTGGTGACCTATGTTGGGGACAAGGACAGCCGGGCCATCATCCGGGAAAATGAGTTCTCCTTCGAGGACAATGCCATACGTGGGGGCAAGAAGGCATCCAGGATGAAG aaggAAGCATCTGTGAAGTTCCATGTGCTGCTCACCTCCTATGAGCTGATCACAATTGACATGGCCATTCTGGGTTCCATTGACTGGGCCTGTCTCATTGTGGATGAAGCTCACCGGCTCAAGAACAACCAGTCTAAG TTTTTCCGGGTGCTGAATGGATATTCCCTCCAGCACAAGCTACTGCTCACAGGAACTCCTCTGCAGAACAACCTGGAAGAACTGTTCCACCTGCTGAACTTCCTAACACCTGAAAGATTCCA TAACTTAGAAGGCTTCCTAGAAGAGTTTGCAGACATTGCCAAGGAAGATCAGATCAAGAAGTTGCATGACATGCTGGGCCCACACATGCTGAGGCGCCTCAAGGCCGACGTCTTTAAGAACATGCCCTCCAAGACAGAACTCATTGTCCGGGTGGAGTTGAGCCCCATGCAGAA GAAATACTATAAATACATTTTGACAAGGAACTTTGAGGCTCTGAATGCAAGAGGTGGTGGCAACCAGGTCTCCCTGCTCAATGTGGTCATGGATTTGAAGAAATGCTGTAATCACCCCTACCTCTTTCCTGTTGCTGCTATG GAAGCTCCAAAGATGCCAAATGGGATGTATGATGGTAGTGCCCTGATCCGGGCATCTGGGAAGCTGCTGCTACTCCAGAAGATGCTGAAAAACCTCAAGGAAGGAGGCCACAGGGTGCTTATCTTCTCACAG ATGACTAAGATGTTGGATCTCTTGGAGGATTTTCTGGAACATGAAGGGTATAAATATGAACGAATTGATGGTGGGATCACAGGGAACATGCGCCAAGAAGCTATTGATCGTTTCAATG ctcctggtgcTCAGCAGTTCTGCTTCCTGCTTTCCACTCGAGCAGGGGGGCTTGGTATCAACCTGGCCACAGCAGACACAGTGATCATCTATGATTCAGATTGGAACCCACACAATGACATCCAG GCTTTTAGCCGTGCACACAGAATTGGGCAGAACAAGAAAGTGATGATTTACCGTTTTGTGACACGGGCTTCAGTAGAAGAGCGGATCACGCAGGTGGCCAAGAAGAAGATGATGCTAACACATCTGGTGGTGAGACCAGGGTTGGGCTCTAAGACAGGCTCCATGTCCAAGCAGGAGCTTGATGACATCCTGAAGTTTGGCACTGAGGAGCTCTTCAAAGATGAGGCCACTGAAGGTG GTGATAGCAAAGAGGGTGAGGACAGCAGTGTCATCCACTATGATGACAAGGCAATCGAGCGGCTGTTGGACCGAAATCAGGATGAGACTGAAGACACTGAGCTGCAGGGCATGAATGAGTATCTCAGCTCCTTCAAGGTGGCCCAGTATGTGGTTCGGGAAGAAGAGATGGGG gaggaagaggaggtggaACGGGAAATCATTAAGCAAGAAGAGTCAGTGGACCCCGATTACTGGGAGAAGTTGCTGCGTCACCACtatgagcagcagcaggaggacctGGCTAGGAATCTGGGCAAGGGAAAACGTATCCGCAAGCAGGTTAACTACAACGATGGCTCCCAGGAGGACAGAG attGGCAGGATGACCAGTCGGATAATCAGTCAGATTATTCAGTGGCCTCTGAGGAAGGAGATGAGGATTTCGATGAGCGATCTGAAG CTGCTCGCCGGCCCAGTCGCAAAGGCCTGAGAAATGACAAGGACAAGCCCTTGCCTCCTCTTCTTGCCCGTGTGGGAGGGAATATTGAA gtgttGGGCTTCAATGCTCGCCAGCGCAAGGCCTTCCTTAATGCCATTATGCGCTATGGGATGCCACCCCAGGATGCCTTCACTACCCAGTGGCTTGTCCGGGACCTGCGTGGCAAATCTGAGAAGGAGTTCAA GGCCTATGTTTCGCTGTTCATGCGTCACCTCTGTGAGCCAGGAGCAGATGGTGCGGAGACCTTCGCAGATGGGGTCCCACGGGAGGGGCTGTCCCGCCAGCATGTCCTCACCCGCATTGGGGTCATGTCCCTCATACGCAAAAAG GTGCAGGAATTTGAGCATGTGAATGGGCGCTGGAGTATGCCAGAACTGGCAGAGATAGAGGAGAACAAGAAGCTTTTGCAGCCAGGCTCGCCCTCCCCCAAGACTCCCACACCCTCCACACCAGGGGACACGCAGCCTAAcacacctgcccctgcccctccaacTG AGGAAGGAGTGAAGGTGGAAGAAGGAGCCAGTACTAGGGAGCAAGGGGAGGCCATGGAGTCTGAGAAGGAACCcagccttgctgctgctgctgaagcagaGATCCCCATGGAG TGTGCCCAACCTGTGGAGACACCCCCACAAGAGGCAAAGTCCCCGGTGAACCCCCCAGACACAGAGGAGAAAAAGCCAGAGGAACTAGAGGTGAAGGAGAGACCAGAGGAGCCAATGGAAATGGAGAGCAAAG CTGATGTGGAGAAGGTTGAAGATAGAGGGTCTGTTGAGCCCTCTGCTGAACCTCCAACTATCAACCTGGATGAGAAGG AGGAGAAGAAGGATGATGACAAGAGGGATGTGGTGATGCTGCAGAACGGGGAGATGCTGAAGGACTCTATTGATGAAAGGCACAAGAAGGCAGTGAAACAGCGCTTCATGTTCAATATAGCTGATGGTGGCTTCACTG AGTTGCATTCTCTGTGGCAAAATGAAGAACGAGCAGCAACTGTCACCAAGAAAACCTATGAGATCTGGCACCGGCGCCATGACTATTGGCTCCTGGCTGGAATCATCAA TCATGGCTATGCCCGCTGGCAGGACATTCAGAACGATCCACGTTATGCCATCCTCAATGAACCCTTCAAGGGTGAGATGAACAGGGGCAACTTCCTGGAGATCAAGAACAAGTTTCTGGCCAGGAGGTTCAAG CTGTTGGAACAGGCTCTTGTGATTGAGGAGCAGCTGCGGCGAGCTGCCTATCTTAACATGTCGGAAGATCCATCGCACCCCTCTATGGCCCTGAACACACGTTTTGCTGAGGTGGAATGTCTGGCAGAGAGCCACCAGCACCTGTCCAAGGAGTCAATGGCTGGGAACAAGCCAGCCAATGCTGTTCTTCACAAAG TTTTGAAGCAGCTGGAGGAGCTTCTGAGTGACATGAAGGCAGATGTCACTCGGCTACCTGCCACCATTGCCCGCATCCCACCTGTGGCTGTGCGCCTCCAGATGTCTGAGCGCAATATCCTCAGCCGTCTGGCCAACCGCAGCAGTGAACCACcgcctccaccacctccccagcag